The genome window GCCTTGATTCCCGGGTCGGTCGGCGACCGCTCGCTCAGTGGGCGACGAAGCGGGTATCCATCGTGGCGTCGCTGATGCGTCGGACCCTGGCCTGCTGGTCCTGTGCCTGCTGGTAGAGGTCCTTCATCCGCTGTCCGTCCAGGCCGGCGTCCGGAAAGCGCTCCGCCAGCTTGGCCAGCACGGCATACATGCCGGCCTTGCCCTGCAAGGCGCTCTGCAGGATGTCCATCTCGACCTGCGTCATGCCCTCGGACTTCGACCGGGTGATGTTCACGGGATTCAGCCGGCCGGCCACTCCAGCGGCCAGGCCCAGGGCGTTCTCCACGATCGACTGCCGCAGTCCGAGCCGATCGATCAGCTGCTCGAGTTCTTCCTTCTCCTCAGTGACCTCCCCAGACAGATCGCGGAATTCCTGCTCATACTCGGTGCCATCCCATGTGTCCGCGGCGGCCTGGAACAGGCGGATGCCGCTCTTAGCACCCAGCAGGTGGTGATTGAGGTAGTCCTGCAACTCGTGCTGATTGATCTGGTTGAGCTGATTCGAGTCATTGCGGGGAGTGTCCATGGTCCCTGCCTACGCGTCCGAAGGCCGCCCTGCAAGGGATGACCAGCCCCCATGGGTTAGTCGGCGAAGAAGGTCCTGACTGCATCAGCCCACACTTGGTGGCCGTCCTCGTTCGGGTTGACCTCGTCCGCCAGCAGGGATTCCCAGTCGCCGGCCTCTTCGAAGGCGGCGAACACGTCGATCACCGGCAGCCCGCGCTCCTCGGCCGCGGCACGCATGGCGTCCCGGTTGGTATCGGCGTAGCCGATCCAGGTGGCCAATGCCGGGTTCTGTGCGGTCAGCACCACGGGGGCGGCGTCCTCGCCCCCGGCGTCCAGGGTCCCGAGCAGCTCGTTCAGGGCGGAGTCCACGAAGTCGGGCTCGCCGAAGTGCCCGTAGTTGAGGATCGTCAGGTCCGCCTCGGGCTCGATCATGCCGTCCAACTCCAGCGGGAAGCCGGGGTTGCCCTCGGTGGCGGAGCCGTTCCAGATGGTGATGGCCCGATCGCCCCCGCCGAAGGTGCGCGGCTCCACGTACCAGGTTCCCGTCTCGGGGTTCCAGGTATGGACCGCCACGGAGGCCTCGGCGCCGAGCTCCTCGGCCCAGCGGTACACCCATTCGTTGCTGGTGTTGGACGTGGAGTCCCCGAGCACGTTGATGACGGAGTCATCACCCCGGTTGACCACGGCCTGGGCGGCTGCGGTGACGGCGTCTACCGGATCCTCAGGGGCCTCCTCGGACGCCGTGGGGCTGGCAGAGGGGCTTGCCGAGGGCTCGACGGTCTCCGCCGGGGTCTCCTGAGCGGGGGCGGAGACATTGCTCTCGAGCGCAGCCTCAGCGTCGGTGCGGTAGTCCTTCTGC of Citricoccus sp. K5 contains these proteins:
- a CDS encoding SGNH/GDSL hydrolase family protein gives rise to the protein MAIVALLVVLFTQQKDYRTDAEAALESNVSAPAQETPAETVEPSASPSASPTASEEAPEDPVDAVTAAAQAVVNRGDDSVINVLGDSTSNTSNEWVYRWAEELGAEASVAVHTWNPETGTWYVEPRTFGGGDRAITIWNGSATEGNPGFPLELDGMIEPEADLTILNYGHFGEPDFVDSALNELLGTLDAGGEDAAPVVLTAQNPALATWIGYADTNRDAMRAAAEERGLPVIDVFAAFEEAGDWESLLADEVNPNEDGHQVWADAVRTFFAD